In Triticum aestivum cultivar Chinese Spring chromosome 5B, IWGSC CS RefSeq v2.1, whole genome shotgun sequence, the following proteins share a genomic window:
- the LOC123112426 gene encoding uncharacterized protein produces the protein MDAPLPPPAYADGEQTDFVLIKKFGYLVDRQDATTATCVLQGPDIKGSIKVTFCAACPPRVSYFCVHATEYEHADFDLHPTILATEGPLVLLSVMLPSRSDIFHPERKEYFVYQAATKDPEGKGKKVSHPSLKHLPNPGRHHEFEEASAALLRTCSKHRQAATNHDHLPHLPHGVTLRPRSSSRLTPRPHSSSGYILQHHGANKEEHNCEACQFVIAAKRSARVRRTQHELCLYHSEKEAWSIKTAIVLGNGPYNHHWTDKAITIGGDNGVVAWVNLARDILFCDVLAETPILCPIELPLLIPESEGVGTGDPRCSRDVAIVDGFIHYTQLQIRIVPGSFTEDGTVTFDGWKATKCSMAIDTRSLPVAEKPWQHTGLELDSSQISKSLPNLLVDEGTIAFERLHIGLPTLSLSPQEDDIVYFLAKIDYRDMERTAYVLAVDLRKKMIKSIAEFGAKNTIGLGQAYVASSLSKYLKIAPGTKQKKKRRGKTPLGSSSKKKHPGGVSTVTCLWLRSGLYGFRISWGIIKGSELACFILCFCQGFIYLRMNL, from the exons ATGGATGCGCCCCTGCCTCCGCCTGCTTACGCCGATGGCGAGCAGACGGACTTCGTCCTCATCAAGAAATTCGGCTACCTGGTCGACCGCCAAGACGCCACCACCGCCACCTGCGTCCTGCAGGGCCCCGACATCAAGGGCAGCATCAAGGTCACATTTTGCGCCGCCTGCCCTCCGCGCGTCTCCTACTTTTGCGTCCACGCCACCGAGTACGAGCACGCCGACTTCGACCTCCACCCGACCATCCTGGCTACGGAGGGCCCTCTCGTCCTCCTCAGCGTCATGCTCCCCAGTCGATCCGACATCTTCCATCCCGAGAGGAAAGAGTATTTCGTCTACCAGGCTGCCACCAAGGACCCCGAGGGAAAGGGGAAGAAGGTAAGCCACCCGTCACTCAAGCACCTCCCTAATCCTGGCCGCCATCACGAATTTGAGGAAGCCTCGGCTGCCCTCTTGCGAACCTGCAGCAAGCATCGCCAAGCCGCCACCAACCATGACCACTTGCCCCATCTCCCCCATGGAGTCACTCTGCGCCCTCGGAGCTCCAGCCGCTTGACCCCGCGCCCTCATAGCTCCAGTGGATACATTCTGCAACACCATGGAGCCAACAAGGAGGAGCACAACTGCGAGGCATGCCAATTCGTCATCGCCGCAAAACGTTCTGCGCGTGTCAGAAGGACACAACATGAGCTCTGCCTCTATCACTCAGAGAAGGAGGCCTGGAGCATCAAGACGGCCATAGTATTGGGGAATGGTCCATACAATCACCATTGGACAGACAAAGCAATCACCATTGGAGGAGATAATGGTGTGGTCGCATGGGTCAATCTTGCTCGGGATATTCTCTTCTGTGACGTGCTTGCTGAAACCCCCATACTTTGCCCCATCGAACTGCCCCTGCTGATCCCGGAGAGCGAGGGAGTTGGGACCGGTGATCCAAGATGCAGTCGGGATGTTGCCATTGTCGATGGTTTCATCCACTACACCCAGCTGCAGATTCGAATTGTTCCGGGCTCGTTCACAGAAGATGGAACCGTCACATTCGATGGCTGGAAAGCTACCAAATGTAGCATGGCAATTGACACCCGTTCGTTGCCTGTGGCTGAGAAACCTTGGCAGCACACGGGCCTCGAGCTCGATTCCTCGCAGATTTCAAAGTCACTGCCAAATCTGCTGGTCGATGAGGGTACCATAGCATTCGAGAGACTACACATTGGCCTACCCACCCTGAGCCTGAGCCCGCAAGAAGACGACATTGTTTATTTCCTCGCCAAGATCGACTACCGGGACATGGAACGCACAGCATATGTGCTTGCTGTTGACTTGAGAAAGAAGATGATAAAGAGCATTGCTGAGTTTGGAGCCAAAAACACAATTGGTTTAGGCCAGGCGTATGTTGCAAGTAGCCTCTCCAAATATCTCAAAATTGCTCCAG GTACAAAGCAAAAGAAGAAACGAAGAGGGAAGACGCCCCTGGGATCCTCTAGCAAGAAGAAGCATCCTGGAGGAGTCTCCACCGTAACTTGTCTGTGGCTCAGAAGTGGATTATATGGCTTTAGAATAAGTTGGGGGATTATAAAGGGTAGTGAACTAGCATGTTTCATCCTTTGTTTTTGCCAGGGGTTTATTTATCTTAGGATGaacctgtga